From Xylanibacter oryzae DSM 17970, a single genomic window includes:
- a CDS encoding diaminopimelate dehydrogenase yields the protein MKKIRAAVVGYGNIGQYTVEALEAAEDFEIAGIVRRNGAADKPQELSKYDVVKDIKELKDVDVAILATPTRSCEEYAKSILPLGINTVDSFDIHTNIRQYRANLMPICKEHNAVSVIAAGWDPGSDSIVRTLMQSLAPKGLSYTNFGPGMSMGHSVCVRSKAGVKNALSMTIPKGEGIHRRMVYVELEDGASLEEVTKAIKADPYFANDETHVFQVTSVDDVRDMGHGVNLVRKGVSGKTQNQRLEFDMSINNPALTGQVLVNVARASMRQQPGCYTMIELPVIDMLAGDREDLISTLV from the coding sequence ATGAAAAAGATTAGAGCAGCCGTAGTAGGCTACGGTAACATCGGACAGTATACTGTCGAGGCTCTCGAAGCAGCCGAAGACTTCGAAATAGCAGGTATAGTACGTCGTAACGGCGCAGCAGACAAGCCACAGGAATTATCAAAATATGATGTAGTAAAGGATATTAAAGAACTGAAAGATGTAGACGTAGCCATTCTTGCCACTCCTACACGCAGTTGTGAGGAATATGCCAAGAGTATTCTTCCGCTTGGTATCAACACAGTTGACAGTTTTGACATCCACACCAACATCCGTCAGTATCGTGCCAACCTTATGCCTATATGCAAAGAGCACAATGCGGTGTCTGTAATAGCTGCCGGCTGGGACCCGGGATCTGACAGTATCGTACGTACATTAATGCAAAGCCTTGCGCCAAAAGGACTTTCTTATACCAACTTCGGTCCGGGTATGAGTATGGGCCATTCTGTATGTGTACGTTCTAAAGCAGGTGTAAAGAATGCCCTGTCAATGACTATCCCTAAGGGTGAGGGTATACATCGCCGTATGGTATATGTAGAACTAGAAGATGGTGCATCTCTCGAAGAAGTAACTAAAGCCATCAAGGCAGATCCTTACTTTGCAAACGATGAGACACACGTATTCCAAGTAACATCTGTAGATGATGTGCGTGATATGGGCCATGGCGTAAACCTAGTACGTAAAGGCGTAAGCGGCAAAACTCAGAACCAGCGCCTGGAGTTTGACATGAGCATCAACAATCCCGCTCTAACAGGTCAGGTACTTGTCAATGTAGCCCGTGCATCAATGCGTCAGCAGCCAGGTTGCTATACAATGATAGAATTGCCTGTTATTGATATGCTTGCGGGTGATCGCGAAGATCTGATCAGCACATTGGTATAA
- the sprA gene encoding T9SS outer membrane translocon Sov/SprA: MKHLKLILSVLVLFLSINIAEMFGWDRILVQQNQQQKQQINNSLPQNRQKRLKPLADSVMDPRWKIQRTVPIVLSDLDQNTLDLKRPDNLQESVEYNDSLNLYYIGSKMGGTYINAPIIMTPEEYRLWSLRRQINEYFKKKNEDERKTGGKDKFSFSDMQFDLGPAEKIFGPGGVRIKTQGSAELKFGATMKNIDNPSLPIRNRKTTTMDFDEKINLNVNGKVGDKLNMNLNYNTDATFDFDAKNIKLKYEGKEDDIIKLVEAGNVSFPSNSSLITGASSLFGIRTDMQFGKLKLQTVVSQKKSTSKSVSTKGGTQLTPFDIDAANYEENRHFFLSGYFRGIYDNAMSRLPNLTTGIIINRVEIWVTNKTGTTDNTRNIIALTDLGENAKVSNHIWTTTGLSVPSNNANTEYSTIANNYGDARNIDQTNTVLDGINGFVGGADYEKLESARLLSPSEYSVNTSLGYVSLKTSLQTDQVLAVAYEYTYGGVTYQVGEFAADNTDTNKALFVKSLKNTSNNPQQGNWDLMMKNVYYLASNVEKEKFRLDVKYQSDTTGVYLTYIPEVHVKDQTLLKVIGADRLDNNNRPNSNGYFDYVDGYTVSNGRVFLPKVEPFGRSLYTYLTGKGVPVDIAKKYVFQELYDSTKTTAKQIAERDKYELVGQFKGSSANVISLGAYNVPQGSVVVTAGGVKLTEGVDYAVDYSAGEVTILNQSIIDAGTGVNVSLESNTDYGQTRKTMLGLNWEYDFTKDFQMSGTVQHLSEQSLTSKVSMGSEPLNNTLWGVNINWKKQSQWLTDMLDKIPFLHCTAPSQISFTGEFAQLIAGQVRGTQDNASYLDDFENTKNSIDVSTPTSWIISSVPSMFPEHSDKTTVASGYNRALLAWYNIDPLFTRRSSSLTPGYIKSDLDQLSNHYVREVYVNELYPNRQTNSYSGVSNTLPILNLAYYPSQRGPYNLITELNPDGTLLNPSKRWGGMMRKLDTNDFESANIEYIEFWMLDPFIYSDRSSDAANYGGDFYINLGEVSEDVLHDGKKFYESGMPVDGTGGFVTTQWGKIPTQATTTYAFATTSGSRAKQDVGFNGLTDSEEQTFGAYKDFLNTIHGKVAPAVYDSIYADPANDDYHYFRGSDYDQNKTSILDRYKRINNPEGNSPDSEQNKESYDTSYKTGPDVEDINQDYTLNEYEKYYQYHVKIKPGQNNWEVGQNYIVDKRTASVALRNGKTEDVTWYQFRIPLSEYESKVGSINDFTSIRFMRMFMTGFKKPIVLRFGSFDLVRGEWRTYNQQLSNSSSGQGGTMAVSAVSVEENSEKTPVNYVVPPGISRVVDPSQPQLTENNEQALSLMVSNLATGEAKGVYKNTTTDLRQYKRLEMFVHANANDPNTTNLADNDLSVFIRLGSDYKSNYYEYEIPLKLTTAGTYGQYSTADRLKVWPVDNMLDINLSIFTALKKARNKQKSMGHASFNYIFSNYDSDHPNNKISIIGNPTLGEVKVMIIGVKNNSASIKSGEVWVNELRLKGYDNTGGWAAQGSLNMQLSDVGQVNMTGKYISQGFGGLEQGVNERTTDDYKEYSVTTNVELGKFFPDKAKVTAPLYYSVTKEQSKPKYNPMDTDMKLDDALDACSTKAERDSLKSIAITNTTNTNLSLSNVNFGVRFDKRHPMPYDPANFSFSYSHSHRYTSGETTVYEKEDNWRGMLNYNYSPIYKTFQPLNNLIKSNSKWFDLPKQIGLNYLPQNIGFSSEITRNYYELQERDMESSVNTKLPLTFSEQFLWNREFSLRWDFTNNLHMSFQSATHAEIEEPYMPINKDLYPDHYSAWKDSVWTSIKHWGKPLNYNQSFTMSYQLPINKIPVFDWISANATYSATYSWVRGTDMDDGTSLGNTITNNRDVNVMGSFNMETLYDHIPFLAKVNRKFHQPIQRRTRDINKQNMLPINKSTFEKEVALLPGTPITISHGKNSRKLLVTAKTKDGRTYKIKYKVLDANKILIKSNDSMMVKLMVKAKPNPEDKGWYKTTQSMARLLMMVRNVSFSYRNQYSMSLPGFMPEIGAAFGQRKGDIMSPGLGFAFGMTGDGYVQKALENDWLLRNDSVSTPATTNGTEDLQLHMTLEPVRNLTVDLTATRTQTKAKSIQYMYSGQPTTRSGTFTMTTISLKGVFEGTGNANNGYKSATFDKFCNSLDGFRNRVEAGYANAVYPLYYTGLAGKKFDVANGTVNKYSADVMIPAFLSAYTSSGGGLDIFPTLARLLPNWTLRYSGLSQLPWFRDHFRSININHAYRSIFAVGSYSSFSTFHEYMDGLGFITDATTGNPVPSSMYNVSSVSINESFCPLLGMDVTFNNNLTCKLEYRSTRVLNLSMTSVQINQSTSKDWVLGMGYKLNDFNLFNTRSHHKVNTSGSNSNIKSQDKNNYMQGRDDAFNSNLNVRMDVSYRRQSAITRDIATMTSAASSGNTAWKWTFSADYTLSRLITLTAYYDRQTNTPLLSSSSYPITTQDFGLSMRFSLTR, translated from the coding sequence ATGAAACATCTGAAACTGATTTTGTCTGTATTGGTATTATTTCTGAGCATCAACATAGCAGAGATGTTCGGATGGGATAGAATACTTGTACAGCAAAATCAGCAACAGAAACAGCAAATAAACAATAGCCTTCCACAAAATAGGCAAAAGAGGCTAAAACCATTGGCCGATTCGGTAATGGATCCGCGATGGAAGATACAACGTACAGTACCTATAGTGTTGAGTGATCTTGACCAGAATACACTTGATCTGAAGCGACCTGATAACTTGCAGGAAAGCGTAGAATATAATGATTCGCTTAATCTGTATTATATTGGTTCGAAGATGGGTGGCACTTATATCAATGCTCCTATTATTATGACGCCCGAAGAGTATAGACTGTGGAGTCTTAGAAGACAAATTAACGAGTATTTTAAGAAAAAAAATGAGGATGAGCGCAAAACTGGGGGTAAGGATAAGTTCTCTTTCTCGGATATGCAGTTTGATTTGGGACCGGCCGAAAAGATTTTTGGTCCCGGTGGTGTACGCATAAAGACACAGGGTTCTGCCGAACTTAAATTCGGCGCTACAATGAAAAACATAGATAATCCATCGCTTCCGATACGTAACAGGAAGACCACTACGATGGATTTTGACGAAAAGATAAACCTCAATGTTAATGGTAAGGTGGGGGATAAACTTAACATGAACCTTAACTATAACACTGATGCTACATTCGACTTCGATGCAAAAAACATAAAACTGAAATATGAGGGTAAGGAGGATGATATAATAAAACTGGTTGAGGCCGGTAATGTGTCTTTTCCAAGCAATTCATCACTTATAACAGGTGCCAGTTCGCTGTTTGGTATACGTACCGACATGCAGTTTGGCAAGTTGAAACTGCAGACGGTGGTTTCGCAGAAGAAATCAACCTCAAAGAGTGTCTCTACCAAAGGTGGAACTCAGTTGACTCCCTTTGATATTGATGCCGCCAACTATGAAGAGAACCGCCATTTCTTCTTGTCAGGTTATTTTCGCGGGATATATGACAATGCAATGTCCAGATTGCCTAATCTTACTACCGGTATCATTATCAACCGTGTTGAGATATGGGTTACTAATAAGACAGGAACAACTGATAATACTCGTAATATCATTGCTCTTACTGATCTTGGTGAGAATGCTAAAGTATCTAATCATATTTGGACTACAACCGGTCTGTCTGTACCAAGCAATAATGCTAATACAGAGTATAGTACTATTGCCAATAATTATGGTGATGCAAGAAATATAGACCAGACCAATACTGTGTTAGACGGCATAAATGGGTTCGTAGGGGGTGCTGACTATGAAAAACTTGAGAGTGCCAGATTGCTGTCTCCGTCTGAATATTCAGTGAATACTTCTTTGGGATATGTTTCGCTCAAGACGTCTCTGCAAACCGATCAGGTGCTTGCCGTGGCTTACGAATATACTTATGGTGGTGTAACATATCAGGTGGGAGAGTTCGCTGCTGATAACACAGATACCAATAAAGCTCTTTTCGTGAAGTCGCTTAAGAATACCAGTAACAATCCACAACAGGGCAACTGGGACCTGATGATGAAGAACGTATACTATCTGGCATCGAATGTAGAAAAAGAAAAGTTCCGCTTGGATGTGAAGTACCAGAGTGATACTACCGGCGTGTATCTCACATATATACCAGAAGTGCATGTTAAGGACCAGACTCTGCTTAAGGTGATAGGGGCTGACCGTCTGGATAACAACAACAGGCCTAACAGCAACGGGTACTTTGACTATGTAGATGGATATACTGTAAGCAATGGCAGGGTATTTCTGCCTAAAGTAGAACCTTTTGGCCGTTCGCTGTATACTTATCTTACAGGGAAGGGTGTGCCTGTTGATATAGCCAAGAAGTATGTCTTTCAAGAGCTATACGACTCTACCAAAACCACGGCAAAACAGATAGCTGAAAGGGATAAGTATGAACTGGTGGGTCAGTTTAAGGGTTCGTCGGCCAACGTCATATCGTTGGGTGCATATAATGTGCCGCAAGGTTCGGTGGTTGTTACAGCGGGTGGCGTGAAACTTACTGAGGGCGTAGACTATGCTGTCGACTATTCGGCGGGTGAGGTAACAATCCTTAACCAGAGTATAATTGATGCAGGCACAGGTGTTAATGTTTCGTTGGAGAGTAATACTGACTATGGTCAAACTCGTAAAACGATGCTTGGACTAAACTGGGAGTACGACTTTACCAAAGATTTCCAGATGAGCGGTACTGTGCAGCATCTGTCCGAGCAGTCTCTTACATCCAAGGTCTCTATGGGTTCGGAACCGCTCAATAATACTCTTTGGGGCGTAAACATAAACTGGAAGAAACAGAGCCAGTGGCTTACCGATATGCTTGACAAGATACCGTTTCTGCACTGTACAGCTCCATCACAGATATCCTTCACGGGTGAGTTCGCCCAACTAATAGCCGGGCAGGTTAGGGGTACACAGGATAATGCTTCGTATCTGGATGATTTTGAAAATACAAAAAACTCTATAGATGTGTCTACACCTACATCGTGGATAATATCCAGTGTGCCGTCTATGTTTCCTGAACATTCAGACAAAACTACTGTGGCAAGTGGATACAACCGTGCCTTGCTGGCTTGGTATAACATAGACCCTCTGTTCACAAGGCGTAGCAGTTCTCTTACTCCGGGGTATATCAAGAGTGATCTTGATCAGCTCAGCAATCATTATGTGCGTGAGGTTTATGTCAACGAACTGTATCCCAACCGTCAGACTAACTCTTACTCCGGGGTTTCCAATACCTTGCCTATCCTCAACCTTGCTTATTATCCATCCCAACGCGGACCGTATAATCTTATTACAGAACTTAACCCTGACGGTACTCTTCTTAATCCATCGAAACGCTGGGGCGGAATGATGAGAAAACTTGATACCAACGATTTTGAGAGTGCTAATATAGAATATATAGAATTCTGGATGCTTGACCCATTTATATATAGTGATAGAAGTAGTGACGCAGCCAACTATGGTGGCGATTTCTATATCAACCTGGGTGAGGTGAGCGAGGACGTGTTGCATGATGGCAAAAAATTCTATGAGAGTGGCATGCCTGTTGACGGTACAGGTGGGTTTGTCACTACCCAATGGGGTAAGATTCCTACTCAAGCTACCACTACATATGCCTTTGCTACCACATCAGGGTCCAGAGCCAAGCAGGACGTCGGATTCAACGGACTGACTGATTCTGAAGAACAGACTTTTGGGGCTTATAAGGATTTCCTTAATACGATACATGGCAAGGTAGCTCCTGCTGTATACGATTCTATTTATGCCGACCCTGCTAATGATGATTATCATTATTTTCGTGGCTCAGATTATGATCAGAACAAGACATCTATACTTGACAGATATAAGCGTATAAATAATCCTGAGGGTAATTCTCCTGACAGTGAACAAAATAAGGAGAGTTATGACACATCTTACAAGACGGGTCCTGATGTTGAGGATATCAATCAGGATTATACGCTCAATGAATACGAGAAATATTATCAGTATCATGTCAAAATAAAACCGGGTCAAAACAATTGGGAGGTAGGACAGAACTATATAGTAGACAAGCGTACAGCCAGTGTGGCTCTGCGTAATGGAAAAACAGAGGATGTAACGTGGTATCAATTCCGTATTCCGCTGAGTGAGTATGAATCTAAAGTGGGTTCTATCAATGATTTCACATCCATACGTTTTATGCGTATGTTCATGACCGGATTTAAGAAACCTATCGTACTCCGTTTCGGTTCGTTTGATCTGGTACGTGGAGAATGGAGAACCTATAATCAGCAGTTGTCTAATTCATCGTCAGGTCAAGGTGGTACTATGGCTGTGAGTGCTGTGAGTGTGGAAGAAAACAGCGAGAAAACACCTGTAAACTATGTGGTGCCTCCCGGTATCAGTAGGGTGGTTGACCCTTCTCAGCCACAGCTTACTGAGAACAACGAACAGGCATTAAGTCTGATGGTATCTAATCTGGCTACAGGAGAGGCAAAGGGCGTGTATAAGAACACTACTACAGACTTGCGTCAGTATAAGCGTCTGGAGATGTTTGTGCATGCCAATGCAAATGATCCCAATACTACTAATCTTGCGGATAATGACCTATCTGTATTCATTCGTTTGGGTAGTGACTACAAAAGCAACTATTACGAATATGAGATACCTCTAAAACTTACTACTGCAGGTACATATGGCCAGTATAGTACAGCCGACCGCTTAAAAGTTTGGCCTGTGGATAACATGTTGGATATAAACCTAAGCATATTCACAGCCCTTAAGAAAGCCCGAAACAAGCAGAAGTCAATGGGGCATGCTTCGTTCAATTATATATTTAGCAATTACGATAGCGATCATCCTAACAATAAGATCAGCATAATAGGTAACCCTACACTTGGCGAAGTTAAGGTTATGATAATCGGGGTGAAGAACAATTCTGCTTCTATTAAATCAGGTGAAGTCTGGGTTAATGAATTGCGCCTCAAAGGTTATGACAATACAGGTGGATGGGCAGCTCAGGGTAGTCTTAATATGCAGTTGTCTGATGTTGGTCAGGTCAATATGACGGGCAAGTATATATCTCAGGGGTTTGGTGGATTGGAACAGGGGGTGAACGAACGTACCACTGATGACTATAAGGAATACAGTGTTACCACTAATGTGGAACTGGGCAAGTTCTTTCCTGATAAGGCAAAGGTTACCGCCCCTCTTTATTACAGTGTAACCAAGGAGCAGAGTAAACCAAAGTATAATCCGATGGATACGGATATGAAACTTGATGATGCGTTGGATGCATGCTCAACAAAGGCTGAACGGGATTCTCTTAAGAGTATTGCGATTACAAATACCACCAATACCAACCTGTCTCTGTCTAATGTTAATTTCGGTGTCCGTTTCGACAAGCGCCATCCTATGCCTTACGATCCTGCCAACTTCTCGTTTTCTTACAGTCACAGTCATAGATATACCAGTGGCGAGACTACTGTATACGAGAAAGAGGATAACTGGCGTGGCATGCTCAACTACAATTATTCTCCTATATATAAGACTTTCCAGCCTCTTAACAATTTGATTAAGAGCAACAGCAAATGGTTTGACCTGCCTAAACAGATAGGCTTGAATTATCTGCCTCAGAATATAGGCTTCAGCAGTGAGATTACACGTAATTATTATGAATTGCAGGAGCGTGATATGGAAAGTTCTGTCAATACCAAACTGCCTCTGACATTCAGTGAACAGTTTCTGTGGAATCGTGAATTCTCTCTCAGGTGGGATTTTACCAATAATCTGCATATGTCGTTCCAGTCGGCTACTCATGCTGAGATTGAGGAACCTTACATGCCTATAAACAAAGATCTTTATCCTGATCATTACAGTGCATGGAAAGACTCTGTGTGGACCAGCATAAAGCATTGGGGCAAACCTCTTAATTACAATCAGTCGTTCACTATGTCATATCAGTTGCCAATCAATAAGATACCGGTTTTCGACTGGATTAGTGCCAATGCCACATACTCGGCTACATACAGTTGGGTACGCGGAACGGATATGGATGATGGTACATCGCTCGGCAATACTATCACCAACAACCGTGATGTCAATGTTATGGGGTCGTTTAACATGGAGACTCTTTACGACCATATACCTTTTCTTGCTAAAGTCAACAGAAAATTCCATCAGCCTATACAGAGGCGGACGCGGGATATCAATAAGCAAAATATGCTTCCGATTAATAAGAGTACGTTCGAGAAGGAGGTAGCCTTGCTACCCGGTACTCCGATAACGATAAGCCATGGTAAGAACAGTAGGAAACTCCTGGTCACGGCAAAGACAAAAGACGGCCGGACATACAAGATAAAGTATAAGGTGCTGGATGCAAACAAAATACTGATAAAAAGTAATGACAGTATGATGGTCAAACTTATGGTTAAGGCTAAACCTAATCCTGAAGATAAGGGATGGTATAAGACAACACAGAGTATGGCACGTCTCTTGATGATGGTGCGCAACGTGAGTTTCAGTTACCGCAATCAGTACTCTATGTCTTTACCAGGATTCATGCCTGAAATAGGAGCCGCATTCGGTCAGCGTAAAGGTGATATCATGTCACCGGGATTAGGCTTCGCTTTCGGAATGACAGGCGATGGTTATGTGCAGAAAGCTTTGGAAAACGATTGGCTATTGAGAAACGACAGTGTGTCTACACCTGCTACGACGAATGGTACTGAAGACCTGCAACTGCATATGACACTCGAACCTGTGCGCAACCTGACTGTAGACCTTACCGCCACACGTACACAGACTAAGGCTAAGAGCATACAGTATATGTACAGTGGCCAACCTACCACCCGGAGTGGTACTTTCACTATGACAACAATCAGTCTGAAGGGTGTCTTTGAGGGTACCGGTAATGCCAATAACGGTTATAAGTCGGCCACATTCGACAAGTTCTGTAATTCACTTGATGGCTTTAGAAATAGGGTTGAGGCCGGATATGCCAATGCTGTATATCCTTTGTATTATACAGGTCTGGCAGGTAAAAAGTTTGATGTGGCAAATGGTACTGTCAATAAATACAGTGCTGATGTGATGATACCTGCATTTTTGTCTGCATACACATCCAGTGGCGGTGGTTTGGATATTTTCCCTACACTTGCACGCCTGTTGCCCAACTGGACATTGCGTTACAGTGGCCTGAGCCAGTTGCCTTGGTTTCGAGATCATTTCAGAAGTATCAATATCAACCATGCCTACCGTAGCATTTTCGCCGTTGGCTCATATAGCAGTTTCAGCACTTTTCATGAGTATATGGACGGACTTGGTTTCATAACCGATGCTACCACAGGTAACCCTGTTCCAAGTAGCATGTATAATGTCAGCTCAGTCAGTATCAATGAGTCATTCTGCCCATTGCTGGGTATGGATGTTACGTTCAACAATAATCTGACCTGTAAACTTGAGTACAGGTCTACACGTGTATTAAACCTGAGCATGACGAGTGTTCAGATAAACCAGTCGACCAGTAAAGACTGGGTTCTTGGTATGGGTTATAAACTTAACGACTTCAATCTATTTAATACCCGCAGTCATCATAAAGTTAATACATCCGGTAGTAATTCTAATATCAAGAGTCAGGATAAAAATAATTACATGCAGGGTAGGGATGATGCATTTAATAGCAACCTTAATGTCAGAATGGATGTGTCGTATCGCCGTCAGTCGGCTATAACAAGAGATATTGCTACAATGACCAGTGCTGCCAGTAGCGGCAATACAGCATGGAAGTGGACCTTTAGTGCTGATTATACATTAAGCAGACTTATCACGCTTACTGCTTATTATGACCGTCAGACCAATACTCCTCTGCTAAGCAGTAGCAGCTATCCAATTACCACTCAAGACTTTGGACTGAGTATGAGGTTCTCTCTTACAAGATAA
- a CDS encoding fimbrial protein, whose amino-acid sequence MYYILKLLAVCTLLISCGSETSVSEDDISESSLIHLSLTSNKTGNGNINTRANGTLPTDNGATAGNNEGYINHVCAALFDTSDRLVTLHEYDYARGSTETIVTRKDATRMLVFANVPLGVFSGKYTLNDFYTVSQNLGYTTSVDGKSMTGVTTANSQSMKSLPMLSAVQSLDWSSGAVLNPTVGLTRMVARVALTSLTKTFSGPYSGCSFTPTEVFMYNASNQLTNWSTQTVSGNVSGENTGANANTLYLGSGKISTYSDPYYFYVFPHSSTNPTKLVIKGTFKTNSGSTYTTYYPITVNSSASGNIISAVPSSTGDSKISPNTTYDLSVTLNGTGVANVSDELIPTNVTVTTSVAGYTSATIPEYFGPKIGDILYSDGSCNSSLISGNIPIAIVFSTTTSAADKAKGFVHGYAMALKNVSNSLIWGPEGSTPTGSANTTLDITDYDGLTYTSLIDNTSYPAVVENYSPAQLAPDATSGWYLPSIGQWYQILINLGGMSTVFQDDRKNGTLHWDNSSTVFVNAINAAMNKVGDGNYDPFTTEYQFYWSSSEYDADNAYILLISTSNSLGLTNIGKSDNSSVRRVIAF is encoded by the coding sequence ATGTACTACATATTAAAACTATTAGCAGTATGTACACTTCTTATCTCGTGTGGATCAGAGACATCTGTATCTGAAGATGACATTTCGGAATCTTCATTGATACACTTGTCTCTGACATCCAATAAAACAGGTAATGGTAATATTAATACAAGGGCTAATGGAACTCTGCCTACAGATAATGGAGCGACGGCCGGTAATAACGAAGGCTATATTAATCATGTGTGTGCAGCATTGTTCGATACATCAGACCGTCTTGTTACTCTCCATGAGTATGATTATGCCAGGGGTTCTACAGAGACTATTGTAACCCGCAAGGATGCTACCCGGATGCTTGTATTTGCCAATGTACCGCTAGGTGTTTTCTCGGGTAAATACACTCTTAATGATTTCTATACAGTATCACAGAATTTGGGGTATACCACATCCGTAGACGGCAAGAGTATGACAGGGGTTACCACAGCAAACTCTCAGAGTATGAAGTCCCTGCCGATGTTGTCAGCAGTGCAGTCACTTGACTGGTCTTCCGGTGCAGTCCTTAATCCAACCGTAGGTCTTACCCGTATGGTAGCGCGCGTTGCACTGACAAGCCTTACCAAGACTTTCAGCGGTCCATATTCAGGTTGCAGCTTTACACCCACGGAAGTCTTTATGTATAATGCAAGCAACCAGCTTACCAATTGGAGTACACAGACAGTTTCGGGTAATGTAAGCGGAGAGAACACAGGTGCCAATGCCAACACCTTATATCTGGGCAGTGGCAAAATAAGTACTTATAGCGATCCATACTATTTCTATGTGTTCCCTCATAGCAGCACCAATCCTACAAAACTGGTAATAAAGGGCACCTTCAAGACTAATAGTGGCAGTACATACACCACCTACTATCCAATAACTGTAAACAGTAGTGCAAGTGGCAATATTATCTCGGCAGTACCATCAAGTACGGGTGATTCAAAGATAAGTCCTAATACTACTTATGACCTATCTGTAACTCTGAATGGTACGGGTGTAGCGAATGTGTCAGATGAACTTATTCCAACCAATGTTACCGTAACCACGAGTGTAGCCGGTTATACGAGTGCTACCATTCCTGAATATTTTGGTCCAAAGATAGGAGATATTTTATATTCAGATGGTTCATGCAATAGCTCTCTTATTTCAGGTAATATTCCTATCGCAATCGTATTCAGTACAACAACGAGTGCTGCAGACAAGGCAAAAGGTTTTGTTCATGGTTATGCCATGGCACTAAAGAATGTAAGTAACAGTTTGATTTGGGGACCAGAAGGTTCTACTCCTACCGGAAGTGCAAACACCACATTGGATATTACAGATTATGATGGCCTGACATATACAAGTCTGATAGATAACACTAGTTATCCTGCTGTAGTTGAAAATTATAGTCCTGCACAACTTGCTCCAGATGCAACAAGCGGATGGTATCTACCAAGTATAGGTCAGTGGTATCAGATACTTATAAATCTAGGAGGAATGTCAACAGTATTCCAAGATGATAGAAAAAATGGAACTTTACATTGGGACAATTCGTCAACGGTCTTTGTCAATGCAATAAATGCAGCTATGAATAAAGTAGGAGATGGTAATTATGATCCATTTACGACGGAATATCAATTTTATTGGAGTTCGTCTGAATACGATGCAGATAATGCATATATCCTGCTAATTTCAACTTCTAATAGTCTAGGCCTTACTAATATCGGCAAGAGTGACAATTCCAGCGTTAGACGAGTTATAGCTTTCTGA
- the ruvA gene encoding Holliday junction branch migration protein RuvA, protein MIEYVKGELAELTPAMAVVDTGGVGYGLNISLNTYTAIQGKKEVKLFVYEAVREDAYVLYGFSDKQERNLFLLLISVSGVGANTARMILSSMSPSELCDYISTGNEKVLKGIKGIGLKTAQRIIVDLRDKIVTLGITTEIPTGGSMSAPVNNEVKDEALSALAMLGFSPAPSQKVVVKILQEQPDAAVETVVKLALKQIK, encoded by the coding sequence ATGATTGAATATGTAAAGGGCGAGCTGGCAGAGTTAACGCCTGCTATGGCTGTAGTCGATACCGGAGGCGTGGGCTATGGACTGAATATATCGCTAAACACCTATACTGCCATACAGGGCAAAAAGGAGGTAAAACTGTTTGTTTATGAGGCTGTTCGTGAAGATGCCTACGTACTTTACGGATTTTCTGATAAGCAGGAGCGAAACTTGTTCTTATTGCTGATAAGTGTTTCGGGTGTTGGTGCAAACACTGCGCGTATGATACTTTCGTCTATGAGTCCATCAGAACTCTGCGACTATATATCTACCGGTAATGAAAAAGTACTTAAGGGTATTAAGGGCATAGGATTGAAGACTGCACAGAGAATAATAGTAGACCTCAGGGATAAGATTGTCACTCTAGGCATTACTACCGAGATACCTACCGGTGGTTCTATGTCAGCTCCTGTCAATAATGAGGTGAAGGATGAGGCATTAAGTGCTCTCGCTATGCTTGGATTTTCACCTGCCCCTTCTCAAAAAGTTGTTGTTAAAATATTGCAGGAGCAGCCTGATGCAGCAGTAGAGACTGTTGTAAAATTGGCTCTGAAGCAGATTAAATGA